AACTGTGTTTAAAACGTGGCTTGTGATAATCATCAATGATCCATCCATGTGTCAATCATGCCAATCAATGGTTTATGAACGAACACTTTGGTCTGTATAGTTCCTGGGAGAAATAGTGACTGGTGTCGCCGACTTTCTGTACTTCTGTCGTTCATTAGAAAAACAAGTCAATTGATGTTCTCGTTCAGGGTTGGTTTGCTTGTGGCACCCGGCCAGTAGACATCATTACcctaaaagaagaaaatattgttATGACGCATTCGGTCGTTGTCGTGTTAGTTCACGTATAAATTGTGGAAATACTTGGATTTGAGGATAAAATTAACATTACCCACAAGCTCGCACAGAGGTGGAAGTTGAATGAAATGTAACACTGGTTAGTATAACAAAaacctgcgaaaataaatttcagccaTTTTAAAAAGGCCggtttcacaggcaacgtatgtttaccatggcagaaaagtacaaatatacaagcttattcaaacAATTTACTTGGAGTTGTCCATGCGATCCAATGTTCATgctattttgaatgcttttggtgatgatttgatttaaaagatgacttttatgtcatggtaaacttacgctgcctgtgtgaaaaggccttttcaaaatggccgaaatgtgTTTTCGCAAGCCGTCTATTGACCACATGTTTTCAACTTTGGCCTTGGCTGTGTATGTATTCTCCAAGACACTGCCAAAGATGGGAGAGAGTCAGGATTGATGATAGTCAGGTGCGTGTGTCAGGAGAATTCCAGAAGGTAGCCTACCTCAATTGTGCCTCTTTACTCGGATGATTTTGGCTTCTTCCGCACGAGACATAAGATGGATAGAATCAAAACAATCAGGGAGACGAGAAGGACGATGACGATCCCAAAGATTAGGCCCAGGGAGTCTGCAAACAAGGAGGCTAAGTTGTCAGATAAGCCTCAAGACCACACATCCGCAATACATTCGCATGGATACTTTGCACCGGGTAAAAAAACACCAGACACATTTATTTAATTTTTGCAGGATTTAGTGCACCATTCTACTAAAACATagattgataaaaaaatgaacccagtttacagtgtaaatgcactatgcgccaaggAAGCCGCCTCGTTTTGATTTCAACGGTTATGGtcaaccgcttgggttggtgcaaaatgtagaagcagtcaaaaagcatttcaaaccacattattcgttatctaatttgagatgttttcgAATAGAAATTGGGTGGAGTTAaactgttggccaaaacctcggattcgcctcggttttggtctataTTTTAGCCCTACCcttgcggttttggtgagacaaccaacaccGCACGTTCGGTATCAATATCTTCATCTACGAATACGGATGGTGAAATACCAACTACGAGGGTAACCATGTCGTGAAGTCATATTATGCTGATTCAATAACGCATACACTTACAATGTCTTCTATAATTAGCTGTACCAGAGTccttcaaatgaatttatttgaaagactcggaTTGTACGTTGAGATAAAGTTATCAGTAAAGCACATTTTCATACTTCATACTCTGTTGTTCGTTGCTCTACGAAAGAGCTTCGAAGCCTTCCTCTTTATAATTACCTCTGGCCAAACAGTGGACTAGCCCTGTGTGTTTGAGAATGACCACCAGAGTAGTGATGATGCTTAAAAGGCAAGCTATGATAACAAAGATGAAGATGCACTGCTTGTGGTCAACGTCATCAATTTCTCCTGCAAAGTAAAATGACGTAATGTAAGTGGGAGTTTTGAAGTGCCAGATCAAATTTTCGAAGGCGGTTTTATTACCTACAATAAAAAACTCGCTTTTTTAGTcccagcctcacccgaaatccatcCTAGTTTGCCatatttgttcgttttaaaatggcAAGTGGTTCTGACAAGGCTTTGAACTGATTGTGACTTCCGAAATTTGTCTTCTTATTATTAAAGGTGGGTGAGACATGTTTTTGAGAGTAATTGTGACCATCGAAGCTGGCTTCTAATTAATATAGGTTGTGGAAAGCGACAACAAAGGGTACCTGTCGCTTCACATCCTCGTGAACGTGGTAATGGTAGGTTTCCGATCTATTGATCAAAAGGTGACTATCAGATAGGCGACCTAATATATAATAGGAATAGACATTTATACCACGTTGATACCACTTCGGAGTGGTTCTTAATTAACGTCGACAAAAATATACGTTTTTGAGAGTGGTTAACATGGATACGGGCATTTTCGCAAGGTTGTCGGAAGAAATCGGGGTGTCAACAGGCAGATTCATATGTGCGCTCTCTTTACAACTATTTTTTAAGTAGCAGTTTTGCATTAACAGACATGTTTAGCGGACACCTTAACAAGGTATGTTACGGTCTTCAGCCTCCTGAGTAAGTATTAGAATGGATTTGTTTTAGAACAGTTTTGGTCTACCTTCGGATGCCTGGCACTTGTGGTACTTGTGGGTGAAGATAAGAATGACCATGAATATGAAAACGATGCTTCCGCTCACTATGAGCACGATCTCCAACAACTCCATTCCAACCATTCTAACTGCAGGACAAACTGGAAAGGGAGAAGGACTTGATTATAAAACATACCCAAACCTGATGCTGCCGCTCATGATTCCAAGCCAATAAATTCTAACTGGAATGTGGACAAAGACATGATTTTACACGTACATTccaaaatacctggatttagaacgaaccgcactttacagtgtaaatgcactatgcgcaaacgaagcctcgttGTTAATTCAGTAGTTAGGGTGAGGCAACCAtgaccgcttgggttggtgcaaaatatggaagcactcaaaaagcatttaaaaccactttGTTCgaaatttaatttgagatgttttagaatagaaattgatatctcactgtcggtattgattgtctcaccaaaacagcttcggtggagctaaaatggccaaaacctcggctacgaCTCGGTTTTCGTCGACATGAGCTCTACCCTCGCGGTTTTTGGGAGACACCCAATACTGACAGCgagatatcaattccttaagccatgaTTCAATTCACTGTTATCACGATGTATTCAtttagaaagactctggtttgatACTAATTTGATGGACTGGACAGGGAGAAGAATTGCTGAAAAGCACTAGCTAAAAATGTTCTGTAtatatttcttatttttttcacatgttCATAAATGAGGCACCAACTCCACCTGTTTATAACTCCTAGTAATTTAAGGTCAACATTTTTACGAAGTTTATTTGCCGAAATTTGTAGAATTATCCGACACTCCCTTGACACCTTAATGGGTGCATCATTGTCCCTTCCAGGACGAAAGcttttgtgtttgttttgtttcgGCCTTTAACAAATTTTGAGTGAGATAgggttgtttaaaaaaatcgGACCGATGACCTTTGAATACCTTGGAATCATAGGCTCAGGTTACATGCATAAGCTTTACCGTTACTATGGGTTTTGTCCCCGCGTCTgatgtacagggtggcccagaaaacttttccctcacacaatggatacacaatagaattctatcgTGCAAGGGAAAAATGTCTGGGCCACCCTGAAGTGACATGCAATCTAAGTACTTTTGCAAGTtttcaaggtacatgtatactgctTACCATCATCACACTTAACCTCATGGAGCGTCTCATTTCCACTCTTGAATTTGTATAGCGCTGAGGTCTTGCATGTGATGTTCAAGTAGCAGGATTGACAGTTGGTAGCCCATTCATCATTAAGAACATTCTTGTCATCAATCTGAAAAATAATAATTCTCGTGTGATAGAGTATGCTTTAGTCTGTCAAGTGCGTACTTCGTCTGCCTCGGGATtggccaatagtggttacacACGGGTCACCAATCGGGACTTTTAGAATTAAAATACGTTGACGCAGCCTACACACCAGAGTAGGGCGTCGATTTAAgaacaaaacattttttggcGAATAAATCTGTAAGTGTACAATGATTATTGTGTAATTTGTGAATGAAAGCGACAAATCATATAAAAAGTTGCATTTACAATGTGGCAGGTTTTTTTGTGTCTTACAGGATATTTAGAAATTATCAGTTAAATCCGAGGCAACAGAATGTGCCACGAAAGAATCCTGTTGCGGATTTGAAAAACTAAAATCGTTTAGAATAAGCCCCCGGTTGTGACCAAGCAGCGCCACCTGTGGGGCTTATCTATTAGGTCAAGTGTTCTTATGAAAACATGACCCTACCTGAAGTTCAATCATTAAATTGTTAAAAATGGTGTGCTGTAAAGCtcgttaaaatattttgggCATCTTTCTTCACACACATTATAGCCTAAGCTGATTTTACGAAGTTTCCAGTTTCTTGCTATAGTTTATTTAGAATTGTGTGTACATATTTGTTTTCGGGTTGTTCAGAAGATGTTTTGGATTTTTACTTTTCCATTGTAGTCGTAATGTAGTGTGTTGTCCATATCCATGACCTTAGTCTTGCTCATTAATAAAGAATACATTCACTAGTAGAAGGCTTTTTACGACTTCTTAACTGTTCCtccaactttttcctgatttatccgacaaaattCCGACATTGTTCGACTTtttcctgaaaggtcggatttctataaaaaatgtgaaaatttgagTGGTAAACCCAAAGAGTGGCCGTAACTGTGAATATTACTTAATTAACCTACTCAATTGCGTcatctcattaaccccattcaacataggcctttgatctttattgccctattttgggaagccctagtatttttcacaggttttctagtAATCTTAGCTTTCAGGGGAAAGTCGGACAATGTAAAACTTTGGTCGAATAAATTAGAAAAAgagttagagaaactgttaagagCTCCTCCTACCAGTGATTACTTATCAAATTCGTTATCTGATTTATTGAACAAAAGGTAAGGAAAAATCTAAATACTTTCTTGTAAGATGAATATTGTATATCAACTGACTGTGTGTAATGCTATATTGTTAACATCTCAAGCCTGTCAAACCAAAACTAGACCTGCTGAAGTACTGATTAATCAAAGTGGGCTAATAGCGAAAAACTACAAGTGAAATAAAGGAACTAAGAAAGTAACTGGACTATaccagagtcattcaaatgaataaaactttatttcaatttatttgaaagactctgactctACTATTTGAGTAGGCACACCGAATACGGTTCCATAAGCTTAAGGGTACGGCTGGAATAAGAGTATTTTGGTTGACCCGAAACTATATACCAACTCAGCCTGAGCGCCCCAGACCGAAATAGAAATGGTGGTGTAACTTCATTTATCCGAATTTGATATTTGAATGAGATCCTTATTTGAAATCCTGTTGAAATTAGCTTGCACTCCAGATTATCTGACTCACCGTCACGTTTAATGTACTGCATACACCAGAGGTGATGTTCATCAGGAGTATTGAACCGTTAATTGGCACAATATCTCTTTGGCGTTTCATTTCTGAAAGATGTCGAAACAATTGTGAGTGGTCGTTtagatgagacaagaccacaatttaatttttaagccttttagcagttaaattgtcaatgtttgaccgcgacgcatcaaatactgcgtggggttgtgaatctgaaattttgatatgatattccggacagtcgggcaagtaaatggtgaaaaataaactggtagttgaccacggacattttttgataatcgacaaattagacagacattgatatttccactcttttcagccaactggcagaaaaatctcaaaacacgccccctattacccaattagcaaaattcgaaattaattttttcatcaaataatttctttatatctgtagacttgccacaacaaatattttttcaatatctctccaaatatgtacttgagagttcaaaacatgcactcgtctaattgataggcctcgaccctccaacctatgaatattcatcagtggtcttgtctcagataTCTGCACGGTACTGAGCATGCCATGTTAGAATGAGTCAGAGTCTACTTAAAGAGGTAcaccgtttgtaattactggtggtcgaGTTGAATAGAAACCCACTACCCCACACAATgcagtagtgcagttattatgaatacgaatttgttgaaacatagtatttgtgtatcattttacacaatggcaatgttgaaatttatattcggtatgcatttccgcaattggacatttttaaattcaattacaaattcaaaatttttaaagaaCGGCGCCTTTAATGGCCACACCAGTGTTTGGGTTCAGTGTTTGCTACAATAAAGGGTTTCACTGAAAGTGTGCATATAGACCGATGTAAGATTGTCTGCAGAACTaacatgatttattttttaattCTGCATTCCAAAATGCAACGAAAATGGTAACAGCAACGGCAAAAATATCACGGCAAAAATATCATCCCCTATCGTTATTGGaccatgcatacatgtaggttaaaGTGGTCCTAATGTTCGTCCCGTGACTTTGAACGATGCATGCCATTGAATGACTCCACTGTCACTTACCAGTGCACTGAAATCCATTATATCTTCCAGTGGAATTGCATCTTGGACAGGGGTCTGAAAAGAAATGTGTTAACTTAGATTACAAGTGTGAAAGCAAACTACTGCAAGATATACGACTATGCGGAGTTGGTaattataaacatgatgaaggtGCAGCTGATATAGAATTGTCAGCAGATATATGTAGTCTTAGTCAAAACCCAAATGTCGACTGAGAGGATTACTACAATGCAATATTCAGAGTTAACCATTTATTTGTACTCATCCCTTTTTCAGGAGTCAATACAAAATAAAGCGAGAATAAAGAAACAACTTACCGCTTTGCACCAGCAGAACCATGCCCATGAACGACATTATAAGCGAAGCcaatgacatttcaaacttcctcAGTTTGTCGCATAAGTTATCTTATCATTATCTTCGTTCCTGATTTGAATAAGGTTCACTCTACTTATGGTTCTTGTACACGTAACCACACATAGCGATTGTGCGGAATGGAAATATGGAATGGACGTTTCTTAGGCCTTATTCATACTTGTTTGATAGAGGTTCTTATACATAGTCCACACTATTATGCTTGCATGGTTTAATAGTACGTGCATTGCATATATATAGGATCATCTTATTCATGATCATTCATTCTAAATGCTGAACTAGATACCAAGACGCGTATGTGTCTTTGAAAAGATTGAGGTCGATTTATAAAGCGTgtataaaaaaaatgtttgtgacTCAGTACTCACAAAGAGTCGGAAATACTGTGCACACATACCTGGTTTTGCTGCCGGTATGttctaaaaaaaacaacaacaacgccaATACAAACGACgttaatcaaacattttaataaGAAAACGCATAGCAAGGTATCATCGAACTGTAGCCGAACACCAGTGTGTCCCACATGAAGTCGCTAAATTGGTCAATTTTTCAGAAAGGTTACCTGTTTCATTTCTACACAATTTGATCATTATTGGGAAAGTCTATTTACCCATCGTTTGGTTTGGCTCACTATCATAATGCAACTTCGGAACCGTggagcgccactatcggtgatGAGGCAAACCCGGCTTAAAAACACGCGAGATTCAGGTACCGTGATTTGACGCCATTTTGTGTTGTCCAGCATTCAAAATACTTGGAATATACTGCCAATTGTTCTTACGTCAAAACATTTATTTGAGCTGCATATTCggtgtttgttttgttgttgtgtttttttccaTCAGAAGTAAACTTATTTTGAGAAATTCTCAATGTACACGTACAATGTAATATTCGAAATGATACAATtcgaaatgaaaatatgaaactgCTGGTAACATTTTCGATACAGCTGGTGATAATGAAACATAGTTTTCACAAAATGTCTGTACGACGTTTCATAAAATAATTCTGATGAGAACTTTGCATTAGAAATCATGCTCAGTTGCAGAAACAAATTAGTTTAATTTCTTAAAGTACAGCTGCCAGCCATATGCACTGActtagtaggaggctttttccgacttcttaacggtttctctaaatttttcctgatttatccgacaatgtccgactttttcctgaaaaacGGATTTCGAAaacacctgtgaaaaataccagggttTCCCAAAgcagggcaataaagatcaaaggcctgtgTTGAATACAATGCCGGGCAGAAGCTGTGTATATGCAGTTATCAAATGTGTACACCTTGGCCGAAAAAGCACAAAAGCTTGGTACGAAAGCTACTGCTTAAAGGAATGGATGGCTTTTTAATTCAATAGGTCTATTTTTCTTCTGTATCATTGGAACACTATACTTCTGAATACGTTTGAccatttcaaaaaaaaattactCTTGGGGATATAAGAAAACCACGATTTTCGTTATATTTTCGccctcaaaagttcaatgaatTCCTAGCGCGAAAGTTTCTTTCTCGCTCACCGAAGCCGGCAGAATTCGATCAGTGGACAAGGATACAACGCGACTAATTGAATAACCACCAGGTTGAAGCAAAATAATTATGTACATTGTTTAGTCTCTTGAAAACAAGTACTCCTAAAGCTTGCGATGATGCCTAAATGTACACCTAAAATACACTGAAATGTCTACCATTGATAGGGAGAGGAAGATACCAGTGTTGTGCTAATAAACCCTGCCGAAAATTTGCACCGATTGAAGTTGATGACTTTCTTAGGCTGAGCGCTTTGACCTATTTATTTTTTTATCAGTGAACAAATAACCCCAAACCAGACGAGAACAGACACCTCACTAAAAATGTCTTGGCTCAATTGTGTCGAGGAGAATTTGACCAAATTCAATACAGGACCCAATATTTTAATTCAATGCATTGGTTTAGATGTAACAAAGCTTAAACCAGCATATCCATTGACTCTATCTGATTGAGTATATCGTATAATGTGTTGCAACCACCAATCAACCCGTGGACACCATATGTTGATCACGGACAGATTGCGCTCAATTATAGCTAGTCCACAAACATTGTAGATTCCAGCAAAATCATTGAGAAGTTTGGACGATAAGCAGCATTCCTTTTCACGACCACGGAGAAAAAGTAAGTCGGCGTACTATGTGTTGTACTTATTGCATTTTCCTTTCGTTATCCGATACACAGGGTGTAAAAGATGGTGatgttttttccaaatttgacTATTATTTCAAACATGTACCAGGCAGCTTTGTTTCACTAGATATGCAGTAGATTTAAGCATATATTTCTTACCTTTGCATGTTATAAACAAGTTACCAAGTCAGATGGGATTTAAGTCAGTGGTCATGTGTACCTgaatgtctatgccagggcaggtaaaTGATCACACAAAGACGGACATCAGCCTAAAGTAAACTCCGAACCTCTGGCAAAAACCCACTACAGGGCGatgacgccggtaatgataacga
This genomic window from Lineus longissimus chromosome 13, tnLinLong1.2, whole genome shotgun sequence contains:
- the LOC135498152 gene encoding uncharacterized protein LOC135498152, whose amino-acid sequence is MSLASLIMSFMGMVLLVQSDPCPRCNSTGRYNGFQCTEMKRQRDIVPINGSILLMNITSGVCSTLNVTIDDKNVLNDEWATNCQSCYLNITCKTSALYKFKSGNETLHEVKCDDVCPAVRMVGMELLEIVLIVSGSIVFIFMVILIFTHKYHKCQASEGEIDDVDHKQCIFIFVIIACLLSIITTLVVILKHTGLVHCLARDSLGLIFGIVIVLLVSLIVLILSILCLVRKKPKSSE